GCCGAGGTTGGTGCCGCCAAGCTCGATCCCCAGCGCGCGGTCGGGTGTCACGATTTGCACCTTGGCACCCTTCGCCGCTGCGAATTCGGCACAGGATAACGCGGCACCGCTGCCGTTCTCGTCGAAAAGCAGGATATCGTGACCACATTCCACATTCCTTGCGAGAACGTCCCACGTTGTAGCCGCGAGGCGACTCCCCTCGAAATGGCCGACATTGGGCAGGCCGCCGGTCGCGATCACGACGACATCGGGTTTCTCGGCAAGAATGTCGTCCACCTCGGCGAGCCGGTTGAGCCTGACGTCAACCCCGAGCCGTTCCATCTGGGCGCCGAGCCATGCGGCGATACCGGCGAGGTCGCGGCGCCAGGTTGGCTTGGCGGCGAGGACAAGCTGACCGCCAAGCTCCCCCGCCGCCTCAAACAACACGACTTTGTGGCCCCGTCTCGCGCAAACACGAGCCGCCTCGAGCCCCGCAGGACCGCCGCCGGCGACAGCGACCTTCAGCTTTTTCCCTTGTGTCTTCTCGACCACGTGAGGGATCGTCGCCTCGCGCCCGGTTGCGACATTGTGCGCGCAGCATGCGTCCAGTCCCTTGAGGACCCGATCGACGCAATAGCCCGCACCGACGCAAGGCCGTATATCGGCCTCCTCCCCACGCGTCAGTTTGTTCACGTAGTGGGGGTCGGCGAGCATCGTCCTCGTCATCCCGACCATGTCGAGATATTTCTCGCGGACAGCGAATTCAGCGGTGGCGGCGTCGGTGATCCGTGTTGCGTGAAAGATCGCGACACCGACTTCCTGTTTGATCGCCCGCGCGAGCTTAAGGTACGCCGCCGACGGCACCCACATGGTCGGCCAGATCGTCGCCTCGCCTTTGTAATCCGTTGCCTGTGCGCCCACGACGCTGATGAAGTCGACGAGGCCGCTCCGCGCGTAAGTGCGCGCGATGGTAATGCAGTCATCCTGGGAGAGGCCGCCCTTCAGCATTTCGTCACCGGGCATGCGAATGCCGACCACGTAGTCCTCACCTACTGCGGTACGGACCGACTCCAATACTTCGAGACCAAGCCGAACCCTGTTCTCCAACGCACCACCATACGCGTCGGTGCGCTTGTTCATG
This genomic interval from Alphaproteobacteria bacterium contains the following:
- a CDS encoding FAD-dependent oxidoreductase, with amino-acid sequence MMGAFESLFQPLEIRGLRIKNRFLSTSHSPGYATSGVITDRYIRYHAEKAKGGVGLTQFGGATTVSPENSCYYGQVDGSTDAVVPRYRKMAAAIHEHGAVCTVQLTHGGRRERWDIRNWLPTFSASCLREVIHASFPAIMEDHDIRRIRADFAAAALRAREGDVDGVEISCQAGTLIEQFWSPAMNKRTDAYGGALENRVRLGLEVLESVRTAVGEDYVVGIRMPGDEMLKGGLSQDDCITIARTYARSGLVDFISVVGAQATDYKGEATIWPTMWVPSAAYLKLARAIKQEVGVAIFHATRITDAATAEFAVREKYLDMVGMTRTMLADPHYVNKLTRGEEADIRPCVGAGYCVDRVLKGLDACCAHNVATGREATIPHVVEKTQGKKLKVAVAGGGPAGLEAARVCARRGHKVVLFEAAGELGGQLVLAAKPTWRRDLAGIAAWLGAQMERLGVDVRLNRLAEVDDILAEKPDVVVIATGGLPNVGHFEGSRLAATTWDVLARNVECGHDILLFDENGSGAALSCAEFAAAKGAKVQIVTPDRALGIELGGTNLGAHMNELYKYGVRIRPDTRLVSVRPSGNRLTAVLSNAYRADADEIEVDQVIGDNATLPNDDLYFALKPLSRNLGEVDLVAMAVAKPQRIERNPQGNFALYRIGDAWAARNIHAAMLDAMRICVNL